Proteins from a genomic interval of Terriglobales bacterium:
- a CDS encoding PilZ domain-containing protein, translating into MYALKRRYPRYTMDRPVVAYRAYEDMKIGIRGQWHTFGEGGLGARMSEQLRSGEVIAFELSPTLRVYAAVRYCQAFYHGFEFVLLKDRQKAEIARMCRELGRQTGEEPPKRTRMLRSVPRGEHG; encoded by the coding sequence ATGTATGCATTAAAGCGCAGATACCCCAGGTACACCATGGATCGGCCAGTGGTCGCCTACCGTGCTTACGAAGACATGAAAATCGGCATCCGCGGACAGTGGCACACCTTCGGTGAAGGCGGCCTCGGTGCACGCATGTCGGAGCAACTGCGCTCCGGAGAAGTGATCGCATTCGAACTTTCCCCCACGCTGCGAGTTTATGCGGCTGTCCGCTATTGCCAGGCCTTCTATCACGGATTTGAGTTTGTGTTGCTGAAGGATCGGCAAAAAGCTGAGATCGCGCGCATGTGCCGCGAGCTTGGACGCCAAACGGGAGAAGAGCCTCCCAAGCGCACCCGCATGTTGCGGTCCGTTCCACGCGGGGAGCACGGGTGA
- a CDS encoding GGDEF domain-containing protein, translating to MTSKPLRILYRLLFPGGFILLASAVALNAHGFGKLNDSFWRDFPYVIFGAGLVLSALFKCSRLFFAILIVGLCDRALAFITPALSSAGIHRTVFDAIALLLPLNLIALSFMHDRGIISPRGRRRVGFVAAQIVMVAFVALTQPAQALAAGFMQGAIVPRNYSEWSHISQPALLVFIVAGVVMLIYLADRRRPVESALFWALVAAFIALNAGGANHLTSAYFATGGLILSVAVLETSYTMAYRDELTQLPSRRALNQELAKIGDNYAIAMIDVDHFKSFNDTYGHETGDQVLQMIASRLADVSGGGKPFRYGGEEFAVVFPGKSVDDAYPNLETLRMRIEATPFKVRGNDRRSDGNRRKKKTKGRNARNQVQVTVSIGASSCDGEKRPPDQVLRDADKALYKAKSSGRNCTAVST from the coding sequence GTGACCTCGAAGCCGCTCCGCATTCTCTATCGCTTACTATTCCCCGGCGGGTTCATCCTGCTGGCTTCGGCGGTTGCGCTCAACGCCCACGGCTTTGGCAAGCTGAACGATTCGTTCTGGCGGGATTTTCCCTACGTCATCTTCGGCGCCGGACTGGTGCTAAGCGCTTTGTTCAAATGCAGTCGGTTGTTTTTTGCCATTCTCATCGTCGGCCTTTGCGATCGCGCCCTGGCTTTCATTACACCGGCACTCTCGTCGGCAGGGATTCATCGCACCGTATTTGATGCGATCGCGCTGTTGCTTCCGCTGAATCTGATTGCGCTGTCGTTCATGCACGATCGCGGCATTATCTCTCCTCGCGGACGCCGCCGCGTCGGTTTCGTCGCTGCGCAGATTGTGATGGTTGCGTTCGTCGCCCTCACTCAACCGGCCCAGGCGCTCGCTGCTGGGTTCATGCAAGGAGCGATCGTTCCAAGGAATTATTCGGAGTGGAGTCACATTTCGCAGCCGGCGTTGCTGGTGTTCATCGTTGCCGGCGTGGTGATGTTGATCTACCTCGCTGACCGGCGACGTCCGGTCGAAAGCGCCTTGTTCTGGGCGCTGGTAGCAGCATTCATCGCATTGAACGCAGGCGGGGCGAACCACCTAACGTCGGCGTACTTTGCAACCGGCGGACTCATTCTGAGCGTTGCCGTGCTTGAGACTTCTTACACGATGGCCTATCGCGACGAACTCACGCAACTCCCAAGCCGTCGCGCGTTGAATCAGGAACTCGCGAAAATAGGCGACAACTATGCCATCGCTATGATTGACGTCGATCACTTCAAATCATTTAATGACACCTATGGTCACGAAACCGGAGATCAGGTTCTGCAGATGATTGCCTCGCGCCTTGCGGATGTTTCCGGGGGCGGAAAGCCTTTTCGATATGGCGGCGAAGAGTTCGCAGTAGTCTTTCCCGGCAAATCCGTCGATGATGCATATCCCAATCTGGAGACTCTGCGGATGCGGATCGAAGCGACTCCGTTCAAAGTTCGCGGTAACGACCGGCGCAGCGACGGAAATCGCCGGAAGAAAAAGACCAAGGGCCGGAATGCAAGGAATCAAGTTCAGGTTACGGTGAGCATCGGTGCATCGTCATGCGACGGCGAGAAGCGTCCGCCGGATCAAGTGCTGCGCGACGCAGATAAAGCCTTGTACAAAGCCAAAAGCAGTGGACGAAACTGCACCGCCGTGAGCACTTAG
- a CDS encoding protein-methionine-sulfoxide reductase heme-binding subunit MsrQ — translation MILLKVVVWILCLSPVSWLAWKATHDLLGANPLSEITLSTGHWTLYLLLITLAISPLRKVTRLNWLIRFRRLIGLFAFFYGCLHLMTYLWFDKFFDVHEIVKDIYKRPFVTAGMTAWALMFPLAVTSTAGSIRRLGGKRWQILHRLIYVSAIAGVVHFWWLVKRDLTRPEILAAILIGLLGFRIIDRLVATRASHPAIMRTKTSNKAEPTGVTPG, via the coding sequence ATGATTCTTCTTAAAGTCGTCGTCTGGATTTTATGTCTGTCGCCCGTAAGTTGGCTGGCATGGAAAGCCACTCACGATCTCCTCGGCGCAAACCCGCTCAGCGAGATCACGCTGTCAACGGGCCACTGGACGCTTTACCTGCTGCTGATCACGCTGGCGATTTCTCCTCTGCGCAAGGTAACCCGCCTGAATTGGCTGATTCGCTTCCGGCGACTCATTGGGCTGTTTGCATTTTTCTATGGTTGCTTGCATTTGATGACGTACCTGTGGTTCGACAAGTTCTTCGACGTGCACGAGATCGTGAAAGACATCTACAAGCGGCCATTCGTTACTGCCGGGATGACGGCATGGGCGCTGATGTTTCCACTGGCGGTAACGTCGACAGCCGGTTCGATTCGTCGCCTGGGGGGTAAGCGTTGGCAGATTCTACATCGCCTCATCTACGTGAGTGCGATCGCCGGAGTGGTGCACTTCTGGTGGCTGGTGAAGCGCGATCTGACGCGTCCGGAAATTCTGGCGGCGATTCTCATAGGGCTGTTGGGATTCAGAATCATTGATCGCCTAGTGGCAACGCGCGCCTCACACCCGGCGATCATGAGGACAAAAACATCGAACAAAGCGGAGCCTACCGGCGTCACCCCAGGGTGA
- the msrP gene encoding protein-methionine-sulfoxide reductase catalytic subunit MsrP, producing the protein MLIKKAPDIPSSEITPKSVYMNRRHFLSGAAALGAGLTMLGCEMVTPSEVVHASTKLATVKSQFSTTEPETPFKDITNYNNFYEFSTDKYGPADLARNFRTRPWKVKVGGAVAQKKTYEIDDLMKLAPLEERIYRMRCVEGWSMVIPWVGFSLSNLINQMQPTSKAKYVKFTTLMDMTQFPGQRSQVLDWPYTEGLRMDEAMHPLTLLTFGLYGETLPNQDGAPVRIVVPWKYGFKSIKSIVSIDFVGSEPATAWNTAAPNEYGFYSNVNPNVDHPRWSQATERRIGEFFKRKTLVFNGYGDQVASMYNGMDLKKYF; encoded by the coding sequence ATGCTGATCAAGAAAGCTCCCGACATCCCCTCGTCCGAGATCACCCCGAAATCGGTTTACATGAACCGACGTCACTTCCTTTCCGGAGCCGCCGCCTTGGGAGCCGGATTGACGATGCTCGGATGCGAAATGGTGACGCCGTCAGAAGTTGTGCACGCGAGTACGAAGCTCGCGACGGTGAAGAGCCAATTCAGCACAACGGAACCGGAGACCCCGTTCAAGGACATTACCAATTACAACAATTTCTACGAATTCAGCACCGACAAGTATGGCCCGGCCGATCTGGCACGCAACTTCCGCACGCGTCCGTGGAAGGTCAAGGTCGGAGGCGCCGTCGCGCAGAAGAAGACCTACGAAATCGATGACCTGATGAAACTTGCGCCACTCGAAGAGCGCATTTACCGCATGCGTTGCGTCGAAGGATGGTCAATGGTGATTCCGTGGGTCGGTTTCTCGCTTAGTAACCTGATTAACCAGATGCAGCCCACATCCAAAGCCAAGTACGTGAAGTTCACCACGCTGATGGACATGACGCAGTTCCCGGGCCAGCGCTCGCAGGTTCTCGATTGGCCATACACGGAAGGCCTGCGCATGGACGAGGCTATGCATCCGCTAACGCTGCTCACTTTCGGGCTTTACGGCGAGACACTCCCAAATCAGGACGGCGCTCCAGTGCGGATCGTCGTTCCCTGGAAGTACGGGTTCAAGAGCATCAAGTCAATCGTCTCCATTGACTTCGTCGGCTCGGAACCTGCGACGGCATGGAATACCGCGGCTCCGAACGAGTACGGGTTCTATTCCAACGTAAACCCGAATGTCGATCATCCCCGCTGGAGCCAGGCGACCGAGCGCCGTATTGGCGAATTCTTCAAGCGTAAGACGCTGGTGTTCAACGGCTATGGAGATCAGGTTGCGAGCATGTACAACGGCATGGATTTGAAAAAGTACTTCTAA
- a CDS encoding UDP-N-acetylmuramate dehydrogenase yields the protein MQIQENVPLAAYTTLQVGGPARFFIEARTEDEIRDALLFARERSFEVFVLGGGSNLVVADGGWPGVVLRIAVGGTATRSKDGQEIFTSGAGEDWDSFVAFSVEQNCAGIECMSGIPGTVGGTPVQNVGAYGQEVKDTITTVRVLDTITLELRDMAAADCRFAYRTSIFNSSEKGRYIVTRVSFALTPGGSPKMEYADLKRYFGERSAPTLKEVRDAVRSIRSTKGMLIRADDSDSRSAGSFFKNPVVPRVEYERIAALPICRDENPPSFPAPAGALKMSAAWLVERSGFQKGYADGRVGISRKHSLAIVNRGGATASDVLRLKNKVQEGVFQTFGVRLQPEPVFVGF from the coding sequence ATGCAAATTCAGGAAAATGTTCCTCTCGCGGCGTACACGACATTGCAGGTGGGAGGGCCGGCACGGTTCTTTATCGAGGCGCGAACTGAAGACGAGATTCGCGATGCTCTGTTGTTTGCGCGCGAGCGTTCTTTCGAGGTCTTTGTTCTTGGTGGGGGGAGCAACCTGGTGGTTGCGGATGGCGGCTGGCCTGGAGTTGTGTTAAGGATCGCAGTTGGAGGGACAGCCACACGTTCCAAAGATGGCCAAGAGATATTCACCTCCGGTGCGGGCGAAGATTGGGATAGTTTCGTAGCCTTCTCGGTCGAGCAGAACTGCGCCGGCATCGAGTGCATGAGCGGAATCCCCGGAACCGTTGGAGGGACTCCGGTGCAGAACGTAGGCGCATACGGGCAGGAGGTAAAGGACACAATCACAACCGTCCGCGTGCTCGATACGATCACGCTCGAGTTGCGCGACATGGCGGCCGCCGACTGCAGATTCGCATATCGGACCAGCATATTCAACAGTTCCGAAAAGGGACGCTATATCGTCACGCGAGTTTCATTCGCTCTCACGCCGGGTGGCAGTCCCAAAATGGAATATGCCGATCTGAAGCGCTATTTCGGAGAACGTTCTGCTCCGACGCTGAAGGAAGTTCGCGACGCGGTCCGATCCATTCGTTCCACAAAGGGAATGCTGATCAGAGCCGATGATTCCGATTCGCGGAGCGCAGGCTCATTCTTCAAAAACCCTGTAGTTCCTCGGGTTGAATACGAACGCATTGCTGCCCTTCCGATTTGCCGGGACGAAAATCCTCCGTCGTTCCCGGCTCCCGCGGGCGCACTAAAGATGTCCGCAGCATGGCTGGTCGAGCGATCTGGATTCCAGAAGGGCTATGCCGACGGACGTGTTGGCATCTCGCGCAAGCATAGTCTGGCAATCGTAAACCGAGGTGGTGCGACTGCCAGTGATGTACTGAGACTTAAGAACAAAGTTCAGGAAGGCGTGTTTCAGACCTTTGGCGTACGACTGCAGCCTGAGCCAGTTTTTGTGGGCTTCTAA